One part of the Quercus lobata isolate SW786 chromosome 7, ValleyOak3.0 Primary Assembly, whole genome shotgun sequence genome encodes these proteins:
- the LOC115953522 gene encoding uncharacterized protein LOC115953522: MVEIAGGVSVPVVFFDGESESDIGSVFVYPSLQFKGFQSILSRKIGISPHQFSAYLAAGGGGVGGEGANRHQRRKVPITAKFNFSAISSRENNSEDWFFLVVLKRSRRERRRRTQGRRELHEDEDEEQQQQRYDSSSSSMSFVQRMSKKVPENVMLLRRNAGIESQMAFSPIVDRVGYENRVRELLIEREKYLANMGLTRLCLGNQENGAVFVNDNAAVRNGVVACEECNRREVGFHWCVYDAVTFGFKSPAGPIARPVKGSD, from the coding sequence ATGGTGGAGATCGCCGGCGGCGTCTCCGTCCCGGTCGTCTTTTTCGACGGAGAGAGCGAGAGCGACATCGGAAGCGTGTTCGTTTACCCGTCGTTGCAATTCAAGGGCTTCCAGTCGATTTTGAGCCGGAAGATCGGAATATCGCCGCACCAGTTCTCGGCCTACCTCGCCGCCGGTGGTGGCGGAGTGGGAGGAGAAGGCGCGAATCGCCACCAGCGAAGGAAGGTTCCGATCACGGCGAAATTCAATTTCTCGGCGATTTCTTCTCGCGAGAACAACAGCGAGGACTGGTTCTTCCTCGTGGTCTTGAAGCGATCGCGGCGCGAGAGGCGGCGAAGAACGCAGGGTCGGAGAGAGCTTcacgaagacgaagacgaagaacaacaacaacaacgctacgattcttcttcttcttcgatgAGTTTCGTACAAAGAATGAGCAAGAAAGTCCCGGAGAACGTTATGCTTCTCCGGCGCAACGCAGGGATTGAGAGCCAAATGGCCTTCTCGCCGATCGTGGATCGGGTCGGGTACGAGAATCGGGTCAGGGAGTTGCTGATCGAAAGGGAGAAGTATTTGGCGAACATGGGCCTGACCCGTCTGTGTCTGGGGAATCAAGAAAACGGCGCCGTATTCGTAAACGACAACGCCGCGGTTCGAAACGGCGTCGTTGCGTGCGAAGAGTGCAATAGAAGAGAGGTTGGGTTTCATTGGTGCGTTTACGATGCTGTGACTTTCGGGTTCAAGTCCCCAGCTGGCCCGATTGCCCGACCCGTTAAAGGGTCTGATTAA
- the LOC115951993 gene encoding uncharacterized protein LOC115951993 — protein sequence MLKGAARIWFSRLTSNSISTFKELNAQFIAHFIGGHRYKKSTACLMSIKQREEETLRSYISRFNKEALSIDEVDDKILVTAFTNGLKKGKFLFSLYKNDPKTMSEVLYRATKYMNVEDALLARDERPKKRERQEDTRQDRGRKMVRTGDQ from the coding sequence ATGCTGAAGGGTGCGgcaagaatttggttcagcaGGTTGACgtccaactccatcagcaccttcaaggagttaaACGCTCAATTTATTGCACACTTCATCGGGGGACATAGGTATAAGAAGTCTACGGCCTGCTTGATGAGCATCAAAcagcgagaggaggagacgCTGAGATCCTACATATCCCGCTTCAATAAGGAggcactctcgatcgacgaagttGACGACAAGATACTTGTAACGGCATTCACTAATGGGCTAaagaagggtaagtttttgttctccctgtACAAAAACGACCCGAAGACCATGTCAGAagtgctttacagggccaccaagtaTATGAATGTTGAAGACGCGTTGTTGGCCCGAGACGaaagacccaagaaaagagagaggcaaGAAGACACACGACAGGATAGGGGGCGAAAGATGGTTAGAACCGGAGATCAATGA
- the LOC115953677 gene encoding uncharacterized protein LOC115953677 has product MAQFPPNLDDGEVWLPSDIFINEKPITKFNPRHHISCSCSCSCSCMQDEYDELAQRFAAFALRNVSKPPPNSERFRQAVRYGSVTQAHAPLEYILDLNGGYGRSSSRNGHRLSHEHLLVEQPQPPQDVYENSLRARVLKSQQSRVQNRLYPFQASSGFGVSGGGRGGGGGGFVKESGGTGVFHPRILNTTTTTDLRKKQALRNRQEIQATQHFKAIGMGKQRESHHYLPPEMALPQDWTY; this is encoded by the exons ATGGCACAGTTTCCTCCAAATTTGGACGATGGAGAAGTATGGCTTCCCTCTGATATTTTCATCAACGAAAAACCCATCACCAAATTCAACCCACGCCACCATATCTcctgctcttgctcttgctcttgctcttgcaTGCAAGACGAGTACGACGAACTTGCTCAGCGTTTCGCTGCTTTCGCTCTCCGAAACGTTTCGAAACCTCCCCCAAACTCAGAG AGGTTCAGACAAGCTGTTCGTTACGGTTCTGTTACTCAAGCTCATGCGCCGCTGGAATATATTCTTGACCTCAACGGCGGTTACGGCCGTTCTTCCTCTCGTAACGGTCACAGGCTGTCACACGAGCACCTCCTCGTTGAACAACCTCAACCTCCACAG gATGTGTATGAGAATAGCTTGAGGGCTAGGGTTCTGAAGAGTCAGCAAAGCCGCGTACAAAACCGTCTTTATCCATTTCAAGCAAGTAGCGGTTTTGGGGTTAGTGGTGGAGGacgtggtggtggtggtggtggttttgtcAAAGAGTCTGGTGGTACAGGTGTCTTTCATCCACGTATTTtgaacaccaccaccaccactgatTTGAGAAAGAAACAAG CTTTGAGAAATAGGCAAGAGATTCAAGCCACTCAACACTTCAAAGCAATTGGCATGGGCAAGCAAAGGGAGAGCCATCACTATCTTCCACCTGAGATGGCCTTGCCTCAGGACTGGACTTATTGA
- the LOC115951302 gene encoding exocyst complex component EXO70A1 has product MGIPQAMEALSERAAAIRESLQKSQTSTENMVAILGSFDHRLSALETAMRPTQIRTHSIRRAHENIDKTLKAAEVILAKFDLTRKAEAKILRGPHEDLESYLEAIDQLRSIVSFFSSNKSFKSSGGILNHTNNLLTKAISKLEDEFRQLLTNYSKPVEPDRLFDCLPNSLRPSSAASSQQSDVSSKGHSEHQNKSLENAVYTLPTLIPPRVLPLLHDLAQQMVKAGHQQQLFRIYRDTRASVLEQSLRKLGVERLTKDDVQKMQWEVLEAKIGNWIHYMRIAVKLLFAGEKNVCDQIFDGVDSLRDQCFADVTSNSVSVLLSFGEAIAKSKRSPEKLFVLLDMYEIMRELQSEMETLFGSKYCNEMRESSVSLTKRLAQTAQETFGDFEEAVEKDATKTSVFDGTVHPLTSYVINYVKFLFDYQSTLKQLFQEFDSRNPEAQLASVTTRIMQALQNNLDGKSKQYKDSALTQLFLMNNIHYIVRSVRRSEAKDLLGDDWVQIHRRIVQQHANQYKRVSWAKILQCLTVQASNSSGGGGPIGGDGSGSQLSRAGVKDRFKTFNVQFEEIHQRQSQWTVPDSELRESLRLAVAEVLLPAYRSFLRRHGPQIESGKNPQKYIRYTPEDLEHMLGEFFEGKTWNEQKR; this is encoded by the exons ATGGGGATTCCACAAGCAATGGAGGCTCTGAGCGAGAGAGCTGCGGCCATAAGAGAGTCGTTGCAGAAGAGTCAAACCAGCACCGAAAACATGGTCGCCATTCTCGGCTCCTTCGACCACCGCCTCTCTGCTCTCGAAACCGCCATGCGTCCCACTCAG ATACGAACGCATTCGATTCGAAGAGCACATGAGAATATTGATAAGACATTGAAGGCTGCAGAGGTTATATTGGCGAAATTCGACCTCACGCGCAAG GCAGAGGCCAAAATTCTAAGAGGGCCTCATGAGGACCTTGAAAGCTACTTAGAAGCAATTGATCAGCTAAGAAGCATTGTTAGTTTTTTCAGCAGCAACAAAAGTTTTAAGAGTAGTGGTGGCATCCTTAACCACACCAATAATTTGCTTACAAAAGCTATCTCAAAACTCGAAGATGAGTTCAGGCAGCTTTTAACAAATTACAG CAAGCCTGTGGAACCTGATCGTCTTTTTGATTGTCTTCCCAACTCTCTACGGCCATCATCAGCAGCATCTAGCCAGCAAAGCGATGTTAGTAGCAAGGGTCATTCTGAGCACCAAAACAAAAGCTTGGAAAATGCTGTTTATACGCTTCCAACTCTCATACCTCCCAGGGTTTTGCCACTGCTGCATGATTTAGCCCAGCAAATGGTTAAAGCTGGCCATCAACAACAGCTATTTAGAATTTACAG GGATACTCGTGCTTCAGTTTTGGAGCAGTCTCTCAGAAAACTAGGTGTGGAAAGACTTACAAAAGATGATGTACAGAAAATGCAGTGGGAGGTTTTGGAGGCTAAGATTGGGAATTGGATACATTACATGCGGATTGCT GTCAAGCTGCTCTTCGCTGGGGAAAAGAATGTTTGTGATCAAATATTTGATGGTGTTGATTCTCTCAGGGATCAGTGTTTTGCTGATGTCACTTCAAACAGTGTGTCTGTGTTGCTCAGTTTTGGGGAGGCTATTGCTAAAAGCAAGAGATCCCcagaaaaattatttgttctctTAGACATGTATGAGATAATGAGAGAACTTCAGTCAGAG ATGGAAACACTTTTTGGAAGTAAGTATTGCAATGAAATGCGGGAATCTTCAGTGAGTTTGACAAAGCGGTTAGCTCAGACAGCCCAGGAGACCTTTGGTGATTTTGAAGAAGCAGTTGAAAAAGATGCTACAAAAACTTCTGTTTTTGATGGAACTGTCCACCCTTTGACTAGCTATGTGATAAATTACGTAAAGTTTCTTTTCGA CTACCAATCAACGTTGAAGCAACTTTTTCAGGAGTTCGACAGTCGTAATCCTGAAGCTCAGTTAGCATCTGTAACTACGAGGATTATGCAGGCTCTCCAGAATAATCTGGATGGGAAATCCAAGCAGTATAAAGATTCTGCATTGACACAATTGTTTCTTATGAACAACATTCACTACATTGTGAGATCGGTTCGGAG aTCAGAGGCAAAGGATTTGTTGGGGGATGACTGGGTGCAGATACACCGAAGGATTGTTCAGCAGCACGCAAATCAGTATAAGAGGGTTTCTTGGGCAAAG aTTCTTCAGTGTCTCACCGTTCAGGCCTCTAATTCATCTGGTGGTGGTGGTCCAATTGGAGGTGATGGTAGTGGAAGTCAACTTTCTAGAGCAGGGGTGAAAGATAGGTTCAAGACCTTCAATGTCCAATTTGAAGAAATTCATCAAAGGCAATCTCAGTGGACAGTTCCTGACAGTGAATTGCGCGAGTCTCTGAGGTTGGCTGTTGCTGAAGTCCTCTTGCCAGCTTACAGATCTTTCCTTAGACGTCATGG GCCTCAGATCGAGTCTGGGAAGAACCCTCAGAAGTACATCAGATACACTCCTGAGGATCTTGAACACATGCTGGGTGAATTTTTTGAGGGCAAGACCTGGAATGAACAAAAGCGATAA